Proteins encoded by one window of Phytohabitans houttuyneae:
- a CDS encoding alpha/beta hydrolase family protein: MKRSAAGLVGVVLLLASAACGAPAPHAVSYASAPSVTYPVGVRALPLSRGQARPLPTTLWYPALHAGPDAPIATGRFPVVLYSHGLYSLPAHHAEIISRWAAAGFVVAAPAYPRTREDARRFSRADVRNQPADAWHVVREVLALAAFDGHLDSSRIGAAGHSAGGYTTAGLFTAGHDRRLRGGIVIAGAGMAGAFAGPPAAMLFVHGTEDPTVPIEAARAAYDRVHWPKTFLALPGQDHGAYLTPGRPGFAQVLAVTLDFLRWTLYDDAAARSRLSLES, from the coding sequence ATGAAGCGGTCCGCAGCGGGACTCGTCGGCGTGGTCCTGTTGCTCGCTTCGGCGGCGTGTGGCGCTCCGGCGCCACACGCCGTTTCCTACGCCTCCGCCCCGTCCGTCACCTATCCGGTGGGCGTCCGCGCGCTGCCGCTCAGCCGCGGCCAGGCCCGTCCGCTGCCGACAACGCTCTGGTACCCGGCCCTCCACGCCGGGCCCGACGCCCCGATCGCCACCGGGCGCTTTCCCGTGGTCCTCTACAGCCACGGCCTATACAGCCTCCCCGCCCACCACGCCGAGATCATCAGCCGCTGGGCCGCGGCGGGCTTCGTGGTGGCGGCCCCGGCGTACCCGCGCACCCGCGAGGACGCCCGCCGCTTCAGCCGCGCCGACGTCCGCAACCAGCCCGCCGACGCGTGGCACGTGGTGCGCGAGGTGCTGGCCCTCGCGGCGTTCGACGGCCACCTGGACAGCAGCCGGATCGGTGCGGCGGGGCACTCGGCCGGCGGGTACACGACCGCGGGCCTCTTCACCGCCGGCCACGACCGCCGGCTGCGCGGGGGCATCGTGATCGCTGGTGCGGGGATGGCGGGCGCCTTCGCCGGGCCGCCGGCGGCGATGCTCTTCGTGCACGGCACCGAGGACCCGACCGTGCCGATCGAGGCGGCGCGCGCGGCGTACGACCGGGTGCACTGGCCCAAGACGTTCCTCGCGCTGCCCGGGCAGGACCACGGCGCGTACCTGACCCCGGGCCGGCCCGGCTTCGCCCAGGTGCTGGCGGTGACGCTCGACTTTCTGCGCTGGACCCTCTACGACGACGCCGCCGCGCGGAGCCGCCTGTCGCTGGAAAGCTGA
- a CDS encoding alpha/beta hydrolase family protein, protein MRASLAAASALLLAGCSVSVPRPAATSAPPTSSTATPSASPAPAATGRAPRQTFDVDTRQLRLARGDRPLPVTIWAPDADAGRFPVILFSHGLTGTPRDYQPLLERWASAGFVVVAPTYPYTSRGTERLDALDVVNQPADATYVLTEVLKLDRRAGDALRGRLATDRLAAAGHSAGGITTIGLFSVARDERLDAGVVLAGSALGVGLGFTGPPAPLFFVHGQQDSVVSYASGRAAYDSVPWPKAFLTLPDGDHGQSLLREGNRAFDVVAGSTLDFWRWSLYGDADAKRRLPGDVGSTGLGRLDDKLG, encoded by the coding sequence TTGCGCGCTAGCCTCGCGGCCGCGTCCGCGCTCCTGCTCGCCGGCTGCTCGGTTTCCGTGCCTCGGCCCGCCGCCACCTCCGCACCCCCCACCTCCTCGACCGCCACGCCCTCCGCGTCACCGGCGCCGGCCGCGACCGGGCGGGCGCCGAGGCAGACCTTCGACGTGGACACGCGGCAGCTGCGGCTCGCCCGGGGCGACCGGCCGCTGCCGGTGACGATCTGGGCACCGGACGCGGACGCCGGGCGCTTCCCGGTGATCCTCTTCAGCCACGGGCTGACCGGCACGCCGCGCGACTACCAGCCGCTGCTCGAGCGCTGGGCCTCGGCGGGTTTCGTGGTCGTGGCGCCCACGTACCCGTACACGAGCCGCGGCACCGAGCGCCTCGACGCCTTGGACGTGGTCAACCAGCCGGCCGACGCCACGTACGTGCTGACCGAGGTCCTCAAGCTGGACCGCCGCGCGGGCGACGCGCTGCGCGGGCGCCTCGCCACCGACCGCCTCGCCGCCGCCGGTCACTCGGCGGGCGGCATCACCACCATCGGCCTCTTCAGCGTGGCCCGTGACGAGCGGCTCGACGCGGGCGTGGTGCTCGCCGGCAGCGCGCTCGGCGTGGGGCTCGGCTTCACCGGCCCGCCGGCGCCGCTGTTCTTCGTGCACGGGCAGCAGGATTCGGTCGTCTCGTACGCGTCGGGCAGGGCCGCCTACGACAGCGTGCCGTGGCCGAAGGCATTCCTCACCCTCCCCGACGGCGACCACGGCCAGTCGCTGCTGCGTGAGGGCAACCGGGCCTTCGACGTGGTGGCCGGCTCGACGCTCGACTTCTGGCGGTGGTCCCTCTACGGCGACGCCGACGCCAAGCGGCGGCTGCCCGGCGACGTGGGCTCCACCGGCCTGGGCCGCCTCGACGACAAGCTCGGGTGA
- a CDS encoding zinc-binding dehydrogenase produces the protein MRIMRAAYASAFDDDNPLAALGVGEQPEPAPPSPDWVTVEVKASSLNHHDLWSLRGVGLSAQQLPMILGCDAAGLDPSGAEVVVYAVIADSADPRGYSLLSERYPGTIAERVAVPRANVVPKPAGMSFADAACLPTAWLTAYRMLTTRGRIHEGESVLVQGAGGGVATAAVVLAAALGKRVYATSRDAAKRERIAALGATALEPGARLPERVDVVIETVGAATFDHSLKSAAFGGRIVVSGATAGHEPKVNLRRVFAMQLEILGTSMGTAEELAGLLTLCQERGISPVVDSVFPFSEVEAAFARLHSGDVFGKVVVDHTR, from the coding sequence GTGCGGATCATGCGTGCCGCGTATGCCTCCGCGTTCGACGACGACAACCCGCTCGCCGCGTTGGGGGTGGGGGAGCAGCCCGAGCCGGCACCGCCGAGCCCGGACTGGGTGACCGTCGAGGTCAAGGCCAGCTCCCTCAACCACCACGACCTGTGGTCACTGCGCGGCGTCGGGTTGTCCGCGCAGCAGCTGCCGATGATCCTCGGTTGCGACGCGGCGGGCCTGGATCCTTCCGGCGCGGAGGTCGTCGTGTACGCGGTGATCGCCGACTCCGCCGACCCGCGCGGCTACTCGCTGCTGTCCGAGCGGTACCCCGGCACGATCGCCGAGCGGGTCGCGGTGCCCCGCGCCAACGTCGTGCCCAAGCCGGCCGGCATGTCCTTTGCGGACGCCGCCTGCCTGCCGACCGCGTGGCTGACGGCGTACCGCATGCTCACCACCCGCGGCCGCATCCACGAGGGCGAGTCCGTGCTGGTGCAGGGCGCCGGGGGCGGTGTGGCGACGGCGGCCGTCGTGCTTGCCGCCGCGCTGGGCAAGCGGGTGTACGCCACGAGCCGCGACGCCGCCAAGCGCGAGCGCATCGCCGCACTCGGCGCGACCGCGCTGGAGCCGGGCGCCCGCCTGCCCGAGCGCGTCGACGTGGTCATCGAGACGGTGGGCGCCGCGACGTTCGACCACTCGCTCAAGTCGGCTGCCTTCGGCGGTCGCATCGTGGTCTCCGGCGCGACCGCCGGCCACGAGCCGAAGGTCAACCTCCGTCGCGTCTTCGCGATGCAGCTGGAGATCCTCGGCACCTCCATGGGCACGGCCGAGGAACTGGCCGGCCTGCTCACCCTCTGCCAGGAGCGCGGCATCAGCCCCGTGGTCGACAGCGTCTTCCCGTTTTCCGAGGTGGAGGCCGCGTTCGCCCGCCTGCACTCCGGCGACGTCTTCGGCAAGGTGGTCGTCGACCACACCCGCTAG
- a CDS encoding NAD(P)-dependent malic enzyme, whose product MSSSSLDPVFELHRGGKMAVAATVPLTSREDLSLAYTPGVAKVCEAIAAEPDLAAEYTWTGHTVAVVTDGTAVLGLGNIGPRAAMPVMEGKAVLFKQFGGVDAVPICLDTQDVDQIISVVTALAPSFGGINLEDISAPRCFEIERRLDDALPIPVFHDDQHGTAIVVLAALRNAVTLLDRKMDDLNVVVSGAGAAGVAVTKMLIAGGVDADRVIVADSRGVIHGGRSDLTPVKSELAATTNGALHHGRVVTGGITDALAGADVLIGVSGGQIPEEAVAGMAPEGIVFALANPTPEVHPDVASRYAALVATGRSDFPNQINNVLAFPGVFRGALDARATTVTDGMKVAAAEAIAGVVADALRADAIVPSPLDPRVAPAVAEAVADAARRDGVARVA is encoded by the coding sequence ATGTCTTCGTCCTCATTAGACCCCGTTTTTGAGCTCCATCGCGGCGGCAAGATGGCCGTCGCCGCCACGGTGCCGCTGACCAGCCGCGAGGATCTTTCACTGGCGTACACGCCGGGTGTGGCAAAGGTCTGCGAGGCGATCGCGGCCGAGCCGGACCTCGCCGCTGAGTACACCTGGACCGGCCACACCGTCGCCGTCGTGACCGACGGGACCGCCGTGCTGGGCCTGGGAAACATCGGCCCGCGCGCCGCGATGCCGGTCATGGAAGGCAAGGCGGTGCTGTTCAAGCAGTTCGGCGGCGTGGACGCGGTGCCGATCTGCCTCGACACGCAGGACGTCGACCAGATCATCTCTGTGGTGACCGCGCTGGCGCCCTCGTTCGGCGGGATCAACCTCGAGGACATCTCGGCACCCCGGTGCTTCGAGATCGAGCGGCGGCTCGACGATGCCCTGCCGATCCCGGTCTTCCACGATGACCAGCACGGCACCGCGATCGTGGTGCTCGCCGCCCTGCGCAACGCGGTCACCCTGCTCGACCGCAAGATGGATGATCTGAACGTCGTCGTGAGCGGCGCGGGCGCGGCCGGCGTCGCGGTCACCAAGATGCTGATCGCCGGCGGTGTCGACGCCGACCGCGTCATCGTCGCCGACTCGCGCGGGGTCATCCACGGTGGGCGAAGTGACCTCACCCCGGTCAAGTCCGAGCTCGCCGCCACCACCAACGGCGCGCTCCACCACGGCCGGGTCGTCACCGGTGGCATCACGGACGCGCTGGCCGGCGCGGACGTGCTGATCGGCGTCTCGGGTGGCCAGATCCCGGAGGAGGCGGTGGCCGGCATGGCGCCCGAGGGGATCGTCTTCGCACTCGCCAACCCCACGCCCGAGGTGCACCCCGACGTGGCCTCGCGGTACGCGGCGCTGGTCGCCACCGGCCGCAGCGACTTTCCGAACCAGATCAACAATGTGCTCGCGTTCCCCGGCGTCTTCCGGGGCGCCCTCGACGCGCGGGCGACGACGGTCACCGACGGCATGAAGGTGGCCGCCGCGGAGGCCATCGCCGGCGTGGTGGCCGACGCGCTGCGGGCCGACGCGATCGTGCCCTCGCCGCTCGATCCGCGCGTGGCGCCCGCGGTGGCAGAGGCTGTGGCCGATGCCGCCCGGCGCGACGGAGTCGCCCGCGTCGCCTGA
- a CDS encoding S26 family signal peptidase, protein MPFAVLVRGPSMVPALRDGDALIVRRGGRAIRPGDVVVARFRSRPDLLVVKRAVRAQDGGWWVQGDNGLVTDDSRAYGVADVIGRVVLRYWPRPGFMLKFRTG, encoded by the coding sequence ATGCCGTTCGCGGTTCTCGTGCGTGGCCCGTCCATGGTGCCGGCGCTGCGCGACGGCGACGCCTTGATCGTGCGGCGCGGCGGCCGCGCGATACGGCCGGGCGACGTCGTCGTGGCGAGATTCAGGTCCCGGCCCGACCTGCTCGTGGTAAAGCGCGCGGTCCGCGCACAAGACGGCGGTTGGTGGGTACAGGGAGACAACGGTCTGGTCACGGATGACTCCCGTGCTTACGGGGTGGCAGATGTGATCGGGCGGGTGGTGCTGCGCTATTGGCCGCGCCCGGGGTTTATGCTCAAGTTTCGGACCGGGTGA
- the sodN gene encoding superoxide dismutase, Ni — MRLPRILAPRTIVSAHCDLPCGVYDPAQARIEAESVKAIAEKYQANTDSEFRTRALIIKEQRAELVKHHLWVLWTDYFKPPHFEKYPHLHQLFNEATKLAGAAGAKGSADPAKADELLSKIEEISKIFWETKQA; from the coding sequence ATGCGACTTCCACGCATCCTTGCTCCGCGCACGATTGTCAGCGCCCACTGCGACCTGCCGTGTGGCGTCTACGACCCTGCGCAGGCACGGATCGAGGCCGAGTCGGTGAAGGCGATCGCCGAGAAGTACCAGGCGAACACCGACTCCGAATTCCGTACGCGGGCTCTGATCATCAAGGAGCAGCGCGCCGAACTGGTCAAGCACCACCTGTGGGTGCTGTGGACCGACTACTTCAAGCCGCCGCACTTCGAGAAGTACCCGCACCTGCACCAGCTTTTCAACGAGGCCACCAAGCTCGCGGGCGCCGCCGGCGCCAAGGGCTCGGCCGACCCGGCGAAGGCCGACGAGCTGCTGAGCAAGATCGAGGAGATCTCCAAGATTTTCTGGGAGACCAAGCAGGCGTGA